A genomic region of Pelodiscus sinensis isolate JC-2024 chromosome 1, ASM4963464v1, whole genome shotgun sequence contains the following coding sequences:
- the LOC102446469 gene encoding olfactory receptor 51G2-like — MMTVVNDTRLNSAVFLLTGIPGLDDVHLWIAVFFCLMYVVSIVGNSVILFIIKTDLSLHEPMYIFLSMLALTDLGLSIATIPTILSIFLFNWREISLDACFAQMFFIHSFSYIESSVLLLMAFDRFIAICIPLRYTSILTLPTITKMGLVFVIRSVALIFPLPFLLKRFQYCRSNVLSHSYCLHQEVMKMACADITVNSIYGFAIKLFAVGLDSLFIFLSYVMILKTVLSVASSTECLKALKTCVSHLCAVLLFYIPDIGLSVVHRFGNSSSLLLQILLGYISLLVPPLMNPIVYSVKSKHLRARIVKVLFK; from the coding sequence ATGATGACAGTGGTTAATGACACAAGACTCAACTCAGCCGTGTTCCTTCTCACCGGGATACCTGGGTTGGACGACGTCCATCTCTGGATTGCTGTCTTTTTCTGCTTAATGTATGTTGTTTCAATAGTAGGCAATTCAGTCATTCTATTCATTATAAAAACAGATCTAAGCCTCCATGAGCCTATGTACATTTTCCTCTCCATGTTGGCACTCACAGACCTTGGCTTATCGATAGCCACCATACCGACAATCCTGAGCATATTCTTGTTTAATTGGAGGGAGATCAGCCTGGATGCCTGTTTTGCCCAGATGTTCTTCATCCACTCGTTTTCATACATTGAGTCCTCCGTGCTCTTGTTGATGGCCTTTGACCGCTTCATCGCTATTTGTATCCCACTGAGGTACACGTCCATCTTAACCCTGCCAACAATAACCAAGATGGGACTGGTGTTTGTGATAAGATCCGTGGCCCTAATATTCCCTCTCCCATTTCTCTTGAAACGATTCCAATACTGCCGATCCAATGTCCTCTCCCACTCCTACTGCCTGCACCAGGAGGTCATGAAGATGGCCTGTGCGGACATCACCGTCAACAGCATCTATGGTTTTGCTATCAAACTTTTTGCAGTGGGCTTAGACTCTTTGTTCATCTTTCTTTCCTACGTTATGATCCTCAAAACTGTGCTGAGTGTAGCATCTTCCACGGAGTGCCTGAAGGCCCTGAAGACCTGCGTCTCCCACCTCTGCGCCGTGCTTCTCTTCTACATACCAGATATTGGCTTGTCTGTCGTTCATAGATTCGGGAATAGCTCTTCCCTCTTGCTTCAGATTCTCCTGGGCTACATCTCCCTGCTGGTCCCGCCTCTGATGAACCCGATCGTGTACAGCGTGAAAAGCAAACACCTGCGTGCGAGGATCGTCAAGGTGTTATTCAAGTGA